Genomic segment of Pochonia chlamydosporia 170 chromosome 1, whole genome shotgun sequence:
TTAGAGTAATGAAGacaatacaaaaaaaaattgtaattaaaaaaaaaaaaaaagaggtTTACAAGTCGAAGTTATGTTCAGCGAGACCGGAGAgtttaaaaaaaaaacgcCTACACGTCAGGTGTTAGGCAGGTGCAGATGACAAGGGTCAACATCAAGTCATCTGTACTTGGCTTCGACTCAAAAGATGGCCGAGGTGCGGCTGGCTAGCTGCAGAGTCACGCCTCACTTCACTTCACCTCCAACCCCATCTCCGTCtccattggcattggcatttgcatttgcattccCTCCTCTGGTGTACATGTATACTTGCATGGGCATTACGTGGGTCAGTTACCTCACGCCGGTGACGTTTCCCAAGGCAAAAGTTTGTAACATCATGTTTCGTAgctcagcttctccagctccacTGTGGAATTGGACCTTTTGCCGAACTCACAAAggctacggagtacctgaCCTTGACACGGTATGAGATTGGGCAGGACAACAGAACGAACAGTACATGGAGACCACATGTTGATAAACCCTTCACCGTCATTACACCAGTACTGTATCGCCTTAAGGAATTGAACGCCCAATATTGGTTGCAAGGCTGCAAATACCTGGTTGCTGGGCACATGGCCAGCcacgacatcgacatcgcTGCGCCTTCTGCGGCTGCATTCGCCTTGGTCTGGATTTCTCGGACTTTGCACCCAGAAGCAGGAAGGCAGATTGGCGATACTCTATCGGTACAcatgtattcttttttttaACGATATTCCCTGTCCATCGCATTCATCGGTCCTATTTGATAGCCGGAGGAAACCCCTCCGTTGCTGACATAACATTGAACGAAGACGACGCCTGTTTCATGGCCGCGTGATTGATGTTAGCAATGCGCCTTGCACGCCTTGTACGTAAACCCAATGACTGACCATCTTGTTTGAATAATTTATATGACACAACTCCCAACGCACCTCGGCATATAAAGCTGTGACGTTCCCATTTCTTGTCTCCCCCTCTTCCAGAAAAAGCATAGGATAAACCTGCCTTGAGAGCTAACGTTTGGAAGTGGGTGTGAACGGGCATCCGCGGCCTCGATCGGTCCAACTGCCCGAAGTTAACGTGCAGGAAATCGTGACAACGGATAATGACCATTCAATTGGCTCGGTTTTTGAATGCTTCTCTCCGTGAATACGTGGACTCCGTTCTTATCTCCATTTTTGCTCTTGTCTGGAGCATTTTTGCCCAAACACTTTCTGCCTTCTCCGGTGGAAAGCTTGCTGGTTTGCGTTAAGTTGGCTTGACGTGACTCATCCCCGAACGATACTGGCGCGTAGTCACATGAGATGCCGCAATACACCATCACGATTTACACCACCTGTTCCTTCCCCacaaaatggtcaaagtCCTATCAAGGCTTTCAATTGTAGCTGCCAACTGCCACTGTCAATGCGTCGTTCCTTCCCAATGAGCATTTCCGGGGGACAACGGCCTGCTTCCTGAACATGGTCAACTTCTACGACGTGCATACAAGACACTCGAGCACCTTCCcctcctttttttttctgaACCGCCACCTACCAGACACCATTGCATTCCTCCATCTATCATGGAAGCAAATCCAAGCATTTGCTTGTGGTGACGGATTCCACGCTATATCACGGAGTACTCCATGATCATGCCTCCGTCCTGAGCATCATGTGAATAAGAATTCATGGATTCCATTTCCACTTGTTCCAACAACATTCCGGATTAACAGCAGAGGCACACTACTTCTGTTCACGATCCAGCCAGTGTCAACACTAGCCCACCTTTGCAATCCCACGCATCGACAAGATCATTGTTGAATATTCCCCACGTATCGGCCTTAGCCCGGAGCCCGAGTCTCCACACCAGGCCGGCGTCTTGACGGGATCGGTCTGTTCCATTGGgcgtctggtggttgtttgAACCAAGCATTGAAAATCACACCGCAATGAGCCGTCCGTGCTCTTGGTAGGGCTGACTAAAGGCGTCAACAAGTGGTCTGCATGGTCTGCACGAACTCCAGGTATTGCTGTAACTCGTTCGCCGTTGATAGCGGCATCTGTGCTTTGGTGCACCAGGCATGACCAACAGAGTTCTTCATCCCAATCGTGGTCAGTATTTGGCACCATCTACGCTCACTCGGACAACGCGAAGGGCTGTACAAGATTTCACAAAAACGCGATGATTCAGGGGATGTAACATGCCATCTCAGCCTGCATTAACCATCCATCTTCCGACAACGGACGGATATATGCCGCCCAACAAAATGTGTTACGTACAACAGCTTACTGTATGAAGCGGTTTGGTAACCCGCAAGAGCTAAACAAATATTCCAACGGATAAATCCTCTTGTCACTTGACTTCCATCAGGCTCGAAACATGTATCAACCTATCGCGACTCCATCTTGCGTCTCCTACCTGTCAGGGTCACACTGAACGCAAACCACATCAGCATGTGAGTCACGACACTCCAGCAGCAACTGGAGAGCTCTGCACCAGGCCAGTTTATCCGTATCTGAGCACCAAGGCGGTGTGGAAAGCTCAACTTCCAGCCGTTCTAAAGCCTTCATCTCAGCCAAGTACCCGTCAACCACCCAACGCTCAGCCAATCCGTCAAGCACATCAAGCAGATTCGTGTCCTCAGATACGGCATCTTTCGAGACATGAATCAACACCTTTAAGCCACGAAGACTATCTCGCCATTCTGTGCTCAACTTCCTCCACAACCCTAAGCCGAAGTCGTCACGAAAATCCTTTTGATCTGTACCAATTCTTGCAAAGCGCATAGCTCTTGTCTGCCACGTCTCAAACACATCCGTCACCATTGTCGACGCTGCAACTAAGCCGGACGAGAACCAGTTATCGAAGACGAACTCATTGCTATGAAACGGTATAGTTCTGGCCTCCACGTATATTTGGCGATTAAGTCGTAGTAAATTACACGGAATGTGGTTGTAGAATCGCTCTTGACAAAGCAGGCCACGACCGCCAAGTTTTTTTCGACACTCTGGTTGgagctcttcttcatcttgaaCTAGACGTGTGTGATGTGATCTTGGCGCGGGAATAGGATATGCTTCATGCGGTATCGTCTTTTCAATTGGGCTCATTCTGTATACCCAGTCGTATATCAGCAGTCGGATCTCCAGGGGTAATGACAACAGACGAGACTCTGTCTGCGTGTTAGGAGCAGCAGCTGTGTATTGTGCATCGTTCCCTCCAGGTTTGCTCAGAAGGTCTGGCCTTCGCTGTGACGGCCTCTTCGCGTGCGAGACACATCTAGATACCACACTGGGTGGTATACTTGCAAATCCAACATCGAAACATCCCAGCGTCGGCGGCAAGATGGAAACTTCCATAGTTTCTCACCCGATTGAATCAAGCAGAGAATAAAAACGATGTCCTTAAAGTGTCAAATTGGATGGCAGTAGCTTAAACACATTATGACCATGCTGGGTGACCGTGACAGCCTTATGGCCATGAAGACGGAGCGTCCCCACTGGGCATTTAAATGTCAGCGCTAGAGGCCCAAAACCATCGATTTTGTCTTCACATTTACAGCCCGACAAGTAAGCCAATACTTGTTTCT
This window contains:
- a CDS encoding fungal transcriptional regulatory protein (similar to Metarhizium robertsii ARSEF 23 XP_011411700.1), yielding MEVSILPPTLGCFDVGFASIPPSVVSRCVSHAKRPSQRRPDLLSKPGGNDAQYTAAAPNTQTESRLLSLPLEIRLLIYDWVYRMSPIEKTIPHEAYPIPAPRSHHTRLVQDEEELQPECRKKLGGRGLLCQERFYNHIPCNLLRLNRQIYVEARTIPFHSNEFVFDNWFSSGLVAASTMVTDVFETWQTRAMRFARIGTDQKDFRDDFGLGLWRKLSTEWRDSLRGLKVLIHVSKDAVSEDTNLLDVLDGLAERWVVDGYLAEMKALERLEVELSTPPWCSDTDKLAWCRALQLLLECRDSHADVVCVQCDPDR